A stretch of DNA from Solenopsis invicta isolate M01_SB chromosome 5, UNIL_Sinv_3.0, whole genome shotgun sequence:
tcgctcacgcgtgtctcgcgcgtaattccggtgtttgatcgcgtattccgccgctgctctccggcgtgggataaaaatacgtgacaatatatatagatatatatatatatatatatatatatatatatatatatatatatatatacagggtgtttcagaccacccgtacaccccttttctcttcgtaggattaggaccaatcaaaaatatgttcagacgaaagttgtagggtttcaaaagatctattcaatgatcttatcagtttgaccttggatggcgtcgccaaggtcagatcgaaatcacattaagttttttaaatgaaacaccctatttttgattccagaatctaatagctggtgtcaagacctttccaaaacactacaagaaagtttattttcgttgactactttccgagttgtgcggcttgaaagttacactaccgccaacaccatgtaaataacaatataaaatcacgcgttacgcagaaagccgtgcagccgacacaaagaaagtaaacacgcgagccgggacaacaaaaacagatcatgaaaaatcgtgaaagttagctgtcgcgaccgtagatagtcacatacatatgtatgttataatattatgtaattacattattactttaacggtagcatacgagcaataacgagcgcggctttctgcgtaacgatgtcgtgattttatacatattgttatttgcataggatgtagtagagatgtattcaccacaacgctattgtgactcaactcaacacgagtgacaataactctctcaaacttgtcacctacgtcttcaataaccgtcatatcagtatcaatcgcgcaacaaaaatccgatcctctttattagtctaggtttatttagccatgtcctattccaatgaagaagcatatgatatgctgctaattttaggtgagtgtcgaggtacattcattgcagcggaaagattgtggcgggaacgttatcctgatcggactcctgactcgcgaaatgttttttcacgtttggctaaacgaatcaaaattaaaggtgtcgttcagcctcaacataacaaaggtacacaaattcgtcgtccgattatggatgaaagaacagtggaaattcttgcatcgacagaattgaacccttatgattctttaagacgacgagaacaagattctggtgttagtaaaatcagtgtttggcgcattctaaaaaataacaaatttcacccttacagaatgtctgttcatcaagcgttgaattataacgatattagacagagacttgtattttgcaacttcataagacagcaaccacttgatttccacttgaaaattttattttctgacgaatgtacacttaaaagtgatggatctgttaatacttggaactctcgttattgggcacaaaataatcctcactggttgagagaagtagatcatcaaaccatttggaaagtcaatgtttggtgtggaattattggaagtcaaatcataggtcctgttttctttgacgaaaatctaaacggtgatagatattccgccttgataatgacagatcttcctgtcttactagaaaatattcctctgcaattgcgcctgaacatgtggttccaacaagatgcatgtccgtctcatacatcgagagttgctcgtgcggcattaaatactatgttccccgacaagtggataggcaaattcggtccaatcaattatccaccccgatcaccagatctcaccgtccttgattattatttctggggaaggataaaaaacttggtctatcatgaacgtccgactacgagggataatatgattcgtagaataagtgaagcaattcgatccttacgtgccgaggaaattcttcgagcaaccaatgattttcaaaatagagttgatgcttgcatcgcagagaatggtgctcactttgaacatttagtcgcttaacaaaacatacactcattcattcccgaacgtgagaggcaaggggactcacgtgaatcaagcaccccaaacgtgagaggcaaggggactcacgtgaatcaagcaccccaaacgtgagaggcaaggggactcacgtgaatcaagcaccccaaacgtgagaggcaaggggactcacgtgaatcaagcaccccaatgggataaaattctcgtcacgtccacgtcgttcattctggataatgctaagcacgggaaaatgcatacagtcaatctggacatgattgatcatcaaacataatcaatccagttaataaacaaaagcagagtacataaaactttgactccccttttcctcccccatacacatacgcatgcacgtatgcacacacccacacataagactaaatccgactaagtaaccaccacatggtacatcttgagtaatgctgatgctggcggtagtgtaactttcaagccgcacaactcggaaagtaatcaacgaaaataaacattcttatagtgttttggaaaggtcttgacaccagctattagattctggaatcaaaaatagggtgttccatttaaaaaacttaatgtgatttcgatctgaccttggcgacgccatccaaggtcaaactgataagatcattgaatagatcttttgaaaccctacaacttttgtctgaacatatttttgattggtcctaatcctgtgaagagaaaaggggtgtacgggtggtctgaaacaccctgtatatatacatattattaacaaatatattattacatatattattaacatatgtattattaaacataatatatattatttgtatactttttatttgtataacacacacacacacacacacacacacacacacacacacacacacacacacacacacatacgcaagcgttttatatatttaaaataaattttattatatatgcaaatcaaaaattatttaaatacttcgaaaatttataaatatattattaaaaacacatttaaaagaatcatgttttaaacgtttattttaaacacgtttaaaacaaaaacatgtttaatttgGTGTGATGTTTAAAACgtgttttaaacatttgttttaaacataaatgtttaaaacgTAACAACCCTGCTCTCATCTGCCAGCTTCAAGGCTGCTTCGTCGCAGGTCGGCTGCGTTGCTGAGGATCCAGTCACGTCAACGGTGCTCGCTGCCTCATCACTAGGGGAGCCTGAGACTGTGGGATGCGTCGAGACCAATCTGCAGCACGAGCTTAAGATAAGCGATACAATTGTCAAAATTATCGCGGTTAACGGCGTTAAGTCAAATTTACTCGCGTTGGTTGACACCGGTAGCCCGGTTTCATTCTTGCAAATTTCAGCTTTTGAAAATATTCAAAGTCAGAACTCGAGCGTGGATACTCACAATACGGTTTCTTTTAAAGCtcttaataattcaattatctCAACTCATGAGGAAGTAAGTCTGGATATCGAGTTAGAACCGTTGCCCAACTTACTTTCCAAagtcaattttaaattgattaaaaatttggGATGGTCAACCCATGCAGTTTTAGGTCAAGATTTCATAACTGCTAACAATCTCAAATTGTTATACGATCCTTCTGATCCTGTTGCCTCAAATCGAAttcaactttttaacgaagTCGCTTCCGCGGACATTATTGAAGATAACCTTCTGTCATCGCCCGCTATCGAAATACAAACGGACTTCGATTATCAGGCCGATCAGAGCGTGATTCAAATCATTAACGAGGTAATTAACACCAAGGTAATTAAAGTGGAAGACGGTTATTGCGTCTCCATCACTTTGAAAAATCATTCTCCTTTCGCATTTGCGCCAAGAAGATTTGCTTGGATAGAGCGCCTTCaactaagaaaaataattgatgaCCTGCTCGTGGGGGGCATAATTAAAGAAAGTAGCTGTACCTACTGTTCTTGCGTCGTTCCGGTGCGGAAGCGAGATGGAAGCTTGCGATTGTGCGTAGATTTTAGGCCACTCAATGACCGAACGGTCAAACAACATTATCCCTTTCCAGTGATAGAAGACTATATCGCCGGAATCGGCGATAGAATTGAAGTTATGACTCTGCTAGACATACGTGATGGATTTCATCAAGTAGATATACATCACGGTTCGactaaatattttgcttttgcGACTCCGGACGGTCAATACGAATACTTGAAACTTTCTTTCGGGTATTGCGAGGCCCCGGCCGAGTTTCAAAAGAGACTCTTACATATTTTGCAACCGCTTATACGCCAAGACAAGGTGCTGGTGTATATAGACGATATATTAATTCCTTCACATTCCGTCGAAGAGAATTTAGCGGTTTTAAAAGATGTTCTTATTCTCCTCAAGAAGTATAATTTTGAAGTCAATTAtaacaaatgcaaatttttaaagaaaaatatcgaaTACCTCGGATACCAAATTTCTAAAGAAGGTATAACTTTGAGTAAGAGACACGTGAGTGCAGTGCGCAATTTTCCGTCTTCTCGGAACGTTCAACAGCTTCAGCGTTTCCTCGGTCTTGTAAGCTTTTTTCGAAGGTTCATCCCCGAGTTTGCTGCTAAAGCTAAACCCTTGTATAACCTTCTACAAAAGGAAATTCCGTTTAATTTTGATGATGGCTGTACCCTCGCGTTTAACTCTCTGAAATCGGTTCTAATTTTATATCCGATTTTACGCATTTACAATCCTAGTCTCGAAACTGAGTTGCACACAGATGCAAGTTCGATTGCCTTGGCAGCGATTCTCCTTCAAAAACAGGATCGAGGTAAATGGACGCCTGTAGCGTACTATACCCgggaaaaaaagttgatatctgattgtatacaattatatcatattacatataattatatataataagatctttgcatattgttaattatatacagtgatatcaaaatatatatacctccatatcaaattatataaaaatattttgagaatcttacaggagaaaaaaattatattttattagatgtaattgtatcaaaatatttataactccatatcaaattatgcaaaattgtatttcatatcaaaatatacaaaattatgttaaaatccTTTTCGgagttatacaaaaaattatatgtataaaactgccaaattctatataaataatttaggtatagataataaaatggttttttcgagatattaaaggtttaataaattgaatgcCATGATTACGCGTACCTTCACATACATTTGCGaacacatatatatttcaatgtaacatatttaataatatttctattataatttatacacatttttttatttttcatattaatttaatcgttcacataactttatttaataaatttggcgTGTTACAAATATAATCATGTATTCTTATAACTTTACTCATTAACTTAatgttcattaaatttaacataatatattgaTTATCTGTTTCTACAGGCAATATATGCTTCACTTGTTTCCGTAATTcttgatgataaaatattttagtatgaataattttaaaccgCCGAAAAACAATATACATTGTATcattagcttttataaaaaatcttatcGTGCCATACATTGCAGAATCAGAAGAATTGCTTATTATTTGTACCGTATAACTATTAGTTTTATTATGTCTATAATAAATTTCGGAAGTAAATGTTTCGTCTTTTACGTTTGCTCttccataaattaaataatttccaacCAAATTTTGTTGTAAGAACCTTTTATCTTGCTCTGTCAGTAGcgaatctgaaatatttttattcaaacattcAACGAATACTGTTTGCTTTTTatgaaaagtaattttattttttaaaattgtcaatCCGTCAAgtatagataaattattaataatttcttgacCGATATTCTTGGTTGCATGTGATAAACTTGCTATTTTTCCATTATAATCTTCGAATGGAAAGGCAGAAGTAGCCCATAAAGGACCCCAACGTTTAACACAAATACCAAGATGCAATAACTGATGCACATTATATCTAAGTTCTCTATCATTATAAAGATCTAGAATTTgctttacaaatatttttaacatgtattCTGCCTCCtcaatatctaataattttatttcgcgttttagtaaaagaaatatagacATAACAAGCAAAAGCCAATGTTGAAAATATTGTGTaggcaaataattttttaaggtcGGGATGGAATAATATAGAAGCCAATTATAATATTCCGaagctttataaaaatgaattaaacaaAGACTTCTTGGTAATCGACTAAATGTATCTGGAGGTTTAATTTGTAGTAAATAATTATccatttcatttaaatatttctttatattccaAGATCCATCTTTATGTAaccatatatttaaaaattgtttcacaaTACCAAGTAATACAGAATGCATATATTCCGGAATTACACAAGTTCCAAGATCTAAAAACGGAAGTGTAGAAATAATAGTTGGTCCTTTTATacctttaatattatcaatattttgtttaaatgcTATTTGACTATGTTTAATCATTCTTTTATTAGTTCTCAATGTACATCCATGTTCAATAAAAGGATAGATACGAACAGtttttttgccttcaattcttAAGCATTTCTGTGTTTTAATTTCACAGATATTACAACCATACTCTCCGTTGAAAttacatgtatttaatatttgtgccCTTGCAGGCGCGTCAGCTATTATTAATGGTAcaacaatttttgtattataaacaACTTTTGTCTGAGGATGAAGCCAATTTATTCcatctttaaaacatttgaGTAATTTCAAACAAAAAGGATGCAAAAAGGTATTCATTACTGGTTTTTTATTATCGTACCATAATCCACTTATAATGATAAACTGTTCTCTCAGATGTGGAGGTAATTCCATAATTTGAAACATTAGAGGCCAACAATTACTTTTTGAACTCTTGGTTAAAGATAAGCCATCCGTATTTAACATTAGTGTGAGATCATATTCTCCTCTATTTTGACGgacattaattcttttatattcggATCCATCTGTTATATCagaaaaaatttcagattcGCCATTTAAGTGACTTTTTTCAAATGGTTTTAACAAACTAGCTAAGTTTCTATATTCAAAAAGACATTTAATTTGTTCCATTATATCAATctcaaaaaaataagatttttcactTGTTGAACATGATTTACACTGCACTTCTACGGTATCTAcgcctttatataatatacattttttacaataaaaatgtttaatagcaATACAATGAGGAACACTATTTTTAacataagaaaataatgaatGTAAAGTATTTGGCATAAAATTTGGCTGGGgaagcatattatttatgacTATTAACACATCTTTCAAATTAGATTTTGTCATTCTATGTTTTAcataaagattaattaaattataaacggTTTCATCAATAGTTTGGGAACtgccattaaataaaatattattattactgttaaaattacaaaatatactttCATTTAAGTTTGTAGAGAGAGAATGCctattatgatttatatataaagattcCCGTAGGttaattgcattataatttaacaaattgttattatttaacaccGCAATATTGTCTTCGTAATctgcatttattaaattatcagaaTGATTGTTTTCATAATTAGATATctcatctatataaatattactatcaCTTTTACAACTTAAATGATCATCCTCATAGCTTATATTTGGagattgtgtaaaattttttgcttcatCTATTTCAGTAATTGTAAGTGCAACTTTTTTGTTCCATCGTTGACGATTTCTAACAGGAATCTATTTgcgtaaaaacaaattaattatattttatatgtagcatatataaaagatataaaaataatttttatacacaccgggacatttatattttcttcccacagtttatatgatttttttcgtGAAATATTTTCATTCGTCATTTTTTCTATCAGAAAACTATTGTTgggtgcgtgtgcgcgtgttaCATTTAGCCACTGCTCGTCAGACGAGAATTGACGATCGTCGCATAACTCGCATGCGCGACACAGTGCATGGATACAGATCGTGCATAATCGTGCACGTGGACACAGAATTTGCGAGCCTTAGCATTTAGCAATAACGGCGTACGAAACTATTTCGACTTTTCAAACATATTCCGTGCAATCTGTTGAAAATGTTTCTCTTGTATTGTGATAGTGATAATTCCTACTGTTTAGTGGAAAATGAGAACGTTGTCTATGACGAGGACAATATCAAGAAAGATGATGAAGTGATATTTACGTATAAGAATAAAGAATACACTGGAAAAGTGATGGAGCATTCAggtaaagataaattattgttatgtaCGTTATGTAGAAATTGCTATGACTTAATTGCATGTTCCATAAcgcttttgtaaataaataaattttataggtTAGAAAGTGATTTTATTGTTCTGTGCAATTTCtaataattacgaaaaattattgcaGATAATAAATGTTACATGGAAAAACAATTACATATGCTTAGATTAGAAAaagctaaaaaagaaaaaaagtaaagaaaagtgaatcatttaataaaacagaagtatctcttcgaaaaagaaatgaattaggaccatctaaaataataaaaagttctgCTAAAGAtattactaaaaagaaaaatgatacgaaaaaggtaaattataatttcaattaaatatatgtaaatatatttcttataatatttatattataatttataaattgtcaattaaaatcttaggttttaaaaaaaatacagaggACATCAAATGCTGCAGTTTTTGATTTATTGGATAAATATCCAACTTCAGAGTTATCTGATAACGCTAGTAATAGCCAAAAAAGTAGTCCAACAAAggaagaattaaaagaaatgctGTATCAAActagaaaaaagttagaagaaAGATCGAGTAAGtttgttaaaatttctataatgtaaatgatataacttgcatcaatattttttctatagaaaacaGAATATGTGAATGATAATATCTATTTCATATTTCAGTATTTGAAGAAAGGattgaaaagaaagagagaaagattgaAAAAGATTTCTGCGATTTAAATTCATCAGATgaaaataatcttgaaataaatgtagaaaatcCAGATAAAAACTCCATCAAAAATTctgtaacaaatattgaaaataatttagaaaattttgaggacgaaaatgaaatagaagaattagaaaatgcaGACATTCAATTGTACGGAAAAGACTTCGAGTCTAAGGTAAATACTACATTCTAAATagcatttcattattttataaacattttaatttcatattattaatataaatccaAAGATTGGTAAATTCAAAGTTACACtgcaaattattaaacaaaaaaatttgattacagATGATACACTTGAAGAACAACTTTTATTGCAGAAATGCAATGTTTTATTCAGCCATAGGAAATGCACACAGACCATCGCAACTTGTAAGGAGACTGTTAACAGgagtatttaaaaaagaagCACTAATAAACGGTACTCTGACTGGACAAACTGCTAGAGCACAGGGAAGAGACCGGCAATGTGTAAAAATGACATGTCTACATCCCTTTGCCATTAATGCAATAGTTGGtgagtaataatatttatattatattaattttaatcacgaTAAATAGACATgtttgtgttataaaaaatatttgtaatagatatttttattagttaataaaattacaaaaaattttcataacatatatataatatatatattgcattttcAGATTTTTCTATTGAGCATGGGATAAAGCATGGTTGGATCCAGCAAACAAAGAAAGAGTTACATCGAGCTATAACACAAAGAATTGTAGAGATAAAAAGAGAGTTAAAAAATGAGCTGTAAAGTAACTCATTTCTTcttgcttctttttttatttttcttgtttaacGTAAGTCAAGACATTTACGTTTGTTTTTCCATGAATTAAATAATCCcaattagtaatataatttagtaatagtgtaatattaaatttctggtaatacttgaatttattataaatacaattcaCAGTCCTTTTTTTTAGATTACTAACTAAAACTgtatattaagtataaattaCATTAGACTGTCTTGAAATTCGTGAATCATTTCAgaagaaaatttgtttcaaattctAATTGTATTCGAATcaaagattcaatttgattcGATTAGACAAAAAGATTTTAGATTAGATTCAATTTGATTTCGAATATGTTATAAGAAACTCGATTCAATTTAATCTCACAAATTTGACTCATGTAACTCTAAAGTCCTTATATCTCTAAAGTTATATACtgcttgaaaaaaaatcttcaaatgtctattttatttaattttccgaGATTTTTTAATTCGTGAATTTCAAAACACCATAtgtatattcaatattaataactttttagttaaaatattaataacttttattcaaacaaaatcaGTATATTAATGacataatactttattaaatatttactttttattaatgtcttgacttaaactttttttcgtttttgtatttgtaagattgttattaaatatcgaattaatagctataattgtcattttaaataattataaatacatagttGGCACCgaaaatgattatatattatagttcaATTGTAGTaattggaattattattattttttttttaataagagacatatttttattcagaaaaatctCTAGCAAGTTTTGagtgaaaaaattaaactttctcatctattattaactttaaaatacatattcatttattttacatttttcgagTTACATACGCTactaatataaacaatatatatgcgacattaaatgaagaattaaattttattattttattgggCTTCTTAAACTTTTTGACACATAAATTCTTATCTCAAATCACATATATTgttcaacatttttattaaattacgttGGTCAAGAAATTGTTTTGAGACACCAAGCAAGTGTCTTTGCGATTCAATATCGAGCGGTGTATAGTTGGTCGCGTGGTGGGCATTCGGTACATAGATATACACCCCCAACCAAATATTGttgtaagaaattttatatattagcaGTGTAactatgtaatataatatttatgtaatctaataaaatattaaatacataatctttcatttataaaaatatatgattttctatatttattaccaaaataaactcattaaaaatcttatcttcttatgtataaaaatatataattgtatctaATTAcgtacacgtataaaaatatatataatgtgatCTATTTAGATACAAtcagaaacaattttatctatttatatgcAATTAGATCAGGTCAAAATccatacataattatatctaccaaattatatatgattgtaTACAATcagatataaactttttttcccAGGTAGTCAGGCAACCAATGACGCGGAAAGCCGCTATCATTCTTTTGAACTCGAGATGCTCGCGG
This window harbors:
- the LOC105205577 gene encoding uncharacterized protein LOC105205577 translates to MLYQTRKKLEERSIFEERIEKKERKIEKDFCDLNSSDENNLEINVENPDKNSIKNSVTNIENNLENFEDENEIEELENADIQLYGKDFESKMIHLKNNFYCRNAMFYSAIGNAHRPSQLVRRLLTGVFKKEALINGTLTGQTARAQGRDRQCVKMTCLHPFAINAIVDFSIEHGIKHGWIQQTKKELHRAITQRIVEIKRELKNEL